One part of the Candidatus Zymogenaceae bacterium genome encodes these proteins:
- a CDS encoding FecR domain-containing protein, with translation MHGTLRTIVLKTMCIAAPILLAALFIAGGMKAARGEDAPAALVSYLDGFVDIKHADTDMLLALSAGDQLIVGDTIQTGPEGTVELVLPDGSAIKIGPDSLVNIKEMGTIETTGIRLTTIELIMGKVRALVTPAHGGEANFFIKTENATIGVRGTDFVTLFDPDLGATNVISIDECVEVVAAFFPDIDPLSVCSGTEVTVFTATGPTAVTAVDVEKLNEILTEMAFHTGIVEGRIILPDAGSAAPPYIVTAFLNTVINLEDIDDTLRLSRDDLDAEGGILISGSASDDTFPVTGVEWSIDGGFEWNRAEGDELWRFRFVPQDGCEYEVMVRATNAAGVVSDPTDVGTWRLSYRDAGYYDIAGEYLQSLFGAIENADITTLDELISDEFDGNMAGNFSKDELIDQAYLHLVEYREVVSIDWSIIRVNAANDAIIITASVVNSFGGNTESGTAKIWLSKNDEYRMIHSEGGWLFGSNLPMETETKLTAETVYYVGSPLFCEHLLRIILVAPRVPMDVDEVTVIFDTDCGFRSLPVTRAWYEAKYGRSGGFGGEFSVDESPTCTGSSCPDPYLIYYMVGGGGFSLQFHDYGYDLEELNIVTFP, from the coding sequence ATGCATGGAACACTGCGGACGATTGTCCTGAAAACGATGTGTATTGCGGCGCCGATCCTTCTCGCCGCGCTTTTCATCGCCGGCGGCATGAAAGCCGCCCGGGGAGAAGACGCGCCGGCGGCGCTGGTATCCTATCTCGACGGATTTGTGGACATAAAACATGCAGACACCGACATGTTGCTCGCCCTTTCCGCGGGGGATCAGCTGATCGTCGGCGATACGATCCAGACCGGGCCCGAGGGAACGGTGGAGCTTGTCCTCCCCGACGGGTCCGCGATAAAAATCGGTCCCGACAGCCTCGTGAATATCAAAGAGATGGGCACGATTGAAACGACCGGGATACGCCTGACCACAATCGAGCTGATCATGGGAAAGGTGAGGGCCCTGGTAACTCCCGCTCATGGAGGTGAGGCGAATTTCTTCATTAAGACCGAAAACGCGACGATCGGAGTGCGGGGCACGGACTTCGTAACCCTCTTCGATCCGGATCTGGGTGCCACCAATGTCATCAGCATCGACGAGTGCGTCGAGGTTGTCGCCGCCTTCTTTCCGGATATCGATCCCCTGTCGGTCTGTTCCGGAACGGAAGTGACCGTGTTTACCGCAACGGGACCGACCGCCGTCACCGCCGTCGATGTCGAGAAACTCAATGAGATTCTCACCGAGATGGCGTTTCATACCGGGATCGTCGAAGGAAGAATAATCCTTCCCGACGCCGGGAGCGCAGCGCCGCCGTATATCGTTACCGCGTTTCTCAACACCGTCATCAATCTTGAGGATATAGACGACACCCTTCGGCTTTCCCGAGACGACCTGGATGCCGAGGGCGGCATCCTCATCAGCGGCTCGGCGTCGGACGACACGTTCCCGGTCACCGGTGTTGAATGGAGCATCGACGGGGGATTTGAATGGAATCGGGCCGAGGGTGATGAGCTGTGGCGATTCCGGTTCGTCCCTCAGGATGGCTGTGAATATGAGGTGATGGTACGGGCTACCAACGCCGCCGGGGTCGTTTCCGATCCCACAGATGTCGGCACCTGGCGCCTGTCGTACCGGGACGCCGGTTACTACGACATCGCCGGGGAGTATCTGCAAAGCCTCTTCGGCGCCATCGAGAACGCCGATATCACCACCCTGGATGAGCTGATATCCGACGAGTTCGACGGCAATATGGCGGGGAACTTTTCCAAGGACGAGTTGATCGATCAGGCGTATCTGCACCTGGTGGAATACCGGGAGGTCGTCTCCATCGACTGGAGCATCATTCGGGTAAACGCCGCCAATGATGCCATTATCATCACCGCGTCGGTCGTCAACTCCTTCGGCGGGAACACGGAGAGCGGCACCGCAAAAATATGGCTTTCCAAAAACGACGAATACCGCATGATACATTCCGAAGGCGGCTGGTTGTTCGGAAGCAACCTCCCCATGGAGACGGAGACGAAGCTCACCGCGGAGACGGTGTATTACGTCGGCTCGCCCCTCTTTTGCGAGCATCTTCTGAGGATTATCCTGGTGGCGCCCCGTGTCCCGATGGACGTGGATGAGGTCACCGTCATCTTCGATACCGACTGCGGATTCCGAAGCCTGCCGGTCACCCGCGCCTGGTACGAGGCAAAATACGGTCGCTCCGGGGGGTTCGGCGGGGAGTTCTCCGTCGACGAGAGCCCAACCTGCACCGGCAGTTCCTGTCCCGATCCGTACCTGATATACTATATGGTGGGCGGCGGCGGCTTCTCCCTGCAGTTTCACGATTACGGGTACGATCTGGAGGAGCTGAATATCGTCACCTTTCCCTGA
- a CDS encoding DUF169 domain-containing protein has protein sequence MEQWKTAAQELETLLRLQTFPLGVTFLKKNQDFPAKTRRPKEHLGQAIAPCQGMTLARRYGWTIGLGADDFSCPIAKIAYRMGEQPKNDMIRAFLTGIGYAKDESAADAIMSNFPTLPEEAAGLVFFPLSRAKIEPDVILVFGMPAQLMRLAHGFGYSAGESIPGTFSGRAGSCAEGLLGAYTTGKLRIALPGNGDRVFAGVQDSELVCAIPAQLLLDIIEGMNVQHKRGVRYPIPGLLNYTLPFPT, from the coding sequence ATGGAACAATGGAAAACGGCGGCACAGGAACTGGAAACACTGCTCAGGCTTCAGACGTTTCCACTCGGGGTGACGTTTTTAAAGAAGAACCAAGACTTCCCCGCCAAAACCAGGCGTCCAAAAGAACACCTGGGCCAGGCCATCGCCCCCTGCCAGGGGATGACACTCGCCCGGCGATACGGCTGGACCATCGGCCTCGGGGCGGATGATTTCTCCTGCCCCATCGCCAAAATAGCCTACCGAATGGGGGAACAACCCAAGAATGATATGATACGGGCCTTTCTGACCGGTATTGGGTATGCAAAGGATGAGTCTGCGGCCGACGCCATTATGTCTAATTTCCCCACACTCCCGGAGGAGGCGGCAGGACTTGTGTTCTTTCCCCTGTCTCGGGCGAAAATAGAGCCGGATGTCATACTGGTTTTCGGCATGCCGGCCCAGCTCATGCGCCTGGCCCACGGCTTTGGATATTCCGCGGGGGAATCCATTCCGGGCACCTTCAGCGGTCGGGCCGGCTCCTGTGCCGAGGGACTTCTGGGAGCATACACAACCGGCAAACTCCGAATCGCCCTTCCCGGAAACGGGGACAGGGTGTTCGCCGGTGTCCAGGATTCCGAGTTGGTCTGCGCGATTCCCGCACAGCTCCTTTTGGATATCATCGAGGGGATGAACGTCCAGCATAAACGGGGTGTGCGGTATCCGATTCCGGGTCTGCTCAACTACACCCTGCCCTTTCCGACCTGA
- a CDS encoding TetR/AcrR family transcriptional regulator yields the protein MSTPDSTKTGPSRTDEPSTSRGQATKKKIIDTATRLIHANGYKNTSLEDILTAAEIKKGSFYFHFDNKEVLGHAVIDRFHSGTRKMMDTMLSPAVRGEANAYESILRMLDNLTAFMDDSDCRGGCLLGNMALEISDYNDDLRRHLSDIFTDMASRLEEAIAAGQSRGEISTEATPREFAHFIVSVIEGGLMLARVNKNITPMTDSIRSALFVLKPKDTT from the coding sequence ATGAGCACGCCCGACAGCACGAAAACCGGACCGTCCCGGACTGATGAGCCGAGCACCTCCCGAGGCCAGGCCACGAAGAAGAAGATCATCGACACCGCCACACGGCTGATACACGCCAACGGGTACAAGAACACCTCATTGGAGGACATCCTGACCGCGGCGGAGATCAAGAAGGGGAGTTTCTACTTCCATTTCGACAACAAGGAGGTGTTGGGACACGCCGTTATCGATCGATTCCACTCCGGCACTCGAAAGATGATGGATACCATGCTGAGCCCGGCGGTCCGGGGGGAGGCGAACGCCTATGAGAGCATCCTGCGGATGCTCGATAACCTGACCGCCTTCATGGACGACTCCGACTGCCGGGGCGGCTGCCTGTTGGGGAACATGGCCCTGGAGATTTCGGACTACAACGACGATCTGAGGCGGCACCTGTCCGATATCTTCACAGACATGGCGTCCCGTCTGGAAGAGGCGATCGCCGCGGGCCAATCCCGGGGAGAGATTTCCACCGAAGCCACGCCAAGGGAGTTCGCTCACTTCATCGTCAGCGTCATCGAGGGGGGATTGATGCTTGCCCGTGTCAACAAGAATATCACTCCCATGACGGACAGCATTCGATCCGCCCTCTTTGTCCTGAAACCGAAGGACACCACATGA
- a CDS encoding 4Fe-4S binding protein, giving the protein MSTNVYVKLAEYINTAPVGAPMSNKLIEILKILFTPEEAELAQKIPFLNTDLPTLADQTGMDESLLKEMLVGMAKKGTLFMNEKGKFRLLPSMVGFSETPFWPGERTDVTERLADLWVEYISEEYGGEIAGRATPLVRVVPVEESIESGATVTPPEMLDDLMNQVDFFAVAHCPCRLMARYTDREHCDHDTENCFHFGSMAKYMVAQGMARELTRDETKKLLKKAHDDGLVHMADNYAGRISTLCSCCSDCCVWMRAKKELGLPNSHVNSNFIMTVSPDDCIGCGVCMERCPVDAIVMNDTATVDETRCIGCGVCHPTCPTGAVRLVPRPEIHEIPQIGDFVQRLMSEKAP; this is encoded by the coding sequence ATGTCCACCAATGTGTACGTGAAGCTGGCCGAGTACATCAACACGGCCCCCGTCGGCGCCCCCATGTCCAACAAGCTCATTGAAATATTGAAGATCCTCTTTACGCCGGAAGAAGCCGAACTGGCGCAGAAAATCCCCTTTCTCAACACCGACCTTCCCACATTGGCGGACCAGACCGGCATGGACGAGAGTCTCCTGAAGGAGATGCTGGTGGGCATGGCGAAAAAGGGGACACTCTTCATGAATGAAAAGGGAAAGTTCAGGCTTTTACCCTCCATGGTCGGTTTTTCCGAAACACCCTTCTGGCCCGGGGAGCGGACGGATGTCACAGAGAGGCTCGCGGATCTCTGGGTTGAGTACATTAGTGAGGAATACGGCGGGGAAATCGCCGGGAGGGCGACGCCCCTGGTGCGGGTCGTGCCGGTGGAAGAGTCCATTGAATCCGGGGCAACGGTCACGCCTCCGGAAATGCTTGACGATCTGATGAATCAGGTCGATTTCTTCGCCGTCGCCCACTGTCCCTGCCGACTGATGGCGCGATACACCGACCGGGAACACTGCGATCACGACACCGAGAACTGCTTTCATTTCGGCTCCATGGCGAAATACATGGTCGCCCAGGGGATGGCCCGGGAGCTGACACGGGACGAAACGAAGAAGCTCCTCAAGAAGGCCCATGACGACGGCCTGGTTCATATGGCGGACAACTACGCCGGGAGAATCTCCACCCTCTGCTCCTGCTGCAGCGACTGCTGTGTCTGGATGCGGGCGAAAAAAGAGCTGGGGCTTCCAAACAGCCACGTAAACTCGAACTTCATCATGACGGTCTCTCCCGATGACTGCATCGGCTGCGGCGTTTGCATGGAAAGGTGCCCGGTGGATGCGATCGTCATGAACGATACGGCCACGGTGGACGAGACGAGGTGCATCGGCTGCGGCGTATGTCACCCCACCTGCCCCACGGGGGCGGTTCGCCTGGTCCCCCGTCCGGAAATCCACGAGATACCCCAGATCGGTGATTTTGTTCAGAGACTCATGAGCGAAAAGGCACCCTGA
- a CDS encoding DUF2061 domain-containing protein: MQRDKHERHFRTLFKTVSWRVLATFTTMSIVYLFTGEMLLSVGVGAVEIVAKMILYYFHERIWNVLTWGTWAHPLSEFQITHDLTDRDRDIIRDKLRDMGYLE; this comes from the coding sequence ATGCAGCGCGACAAGCATGAAAGACATTTCAGAACACTGTTCAAAACCGTAAGCTGGCGCGTGCTGGCCACGTTTACCACCATGTCCATTGTCTATCTCTTCACCGGAGAAATGCTCCTCTCGGTGGGCGTGGGAGCGGTGGAGATCGTCGCGAAGATGATCCTGTACTATTTTCATGAGCGCATCTGGAATGTTCTGACCTGGGGAACCTGGGCGCATCCTTTGAGCGAATTTCAGATCACCCATGACCTGACCGATCGGGACCGGGATATCATCCGCGATAAACTGAGAGATATGGGATACCTGGAATAA
- the cysC gene encoding adenylyl-sulfate kinase yields MEDIVGNGVTLWFTGLSGSGKSTVSLMVATALRNAGYKVEILDGDVVRTNLSKGLGFSKEDRDINIKRIGFVCKLLTRNDVIAISAAISPYREIRDFVREDIGDFVEIYCDSELDVLIERDTKGLYKKALAGEIENFTGISDPYEPPENPELVLKTDSESPGDSAQKVIEFLIERGVIDPARLVPSYEEEDEEKIKKRLEDLGYL; encoded by the coding sequence ATGGAGGATATCGTGGGAAACGGAGTAACCCTCTGGTTTACGGGACTATCGGGAAGCGGAAAAAGCACCGTCAGCCTCATGGTGGCGACGGCGTTGAGAAACGCCGGATACAAGGTGGAAATACTCGACGGCGACGTGGTGCGCACCAATCTGAGCAAGGGATTGGGGTTTTCCAAGGAAGACCGGGATATCAACATCAAGCGTATCGGCTTTGTCTGCAAGCTCCTTACGAGAAACGACGTCATCGCCATCTCCGCCGCCATCTCACCCTACCGTGAGATACGGGATTTCGTTCGGGAGGATATCGGCGATTTTGTTGAAATCTACTGTGACAGCGAACTGGATGTGTTGATCGAACGGGATACGAAGGGACTGTATAAAAAGGCGCTGGCGGGAGAGATCGAGAACTTCACCGGCATCTCCGATCCCTATGAACCGCCGGAGAATCCGGAACTGGTCCTCAAGACAGATTCGGAATCGCCGGGAGACAGCGCCCAGAAGGTCATCGAGTTCCTTATCGAGCGGGGCGTTATCGATCCGGCGCGTTTGGTTCCATCCTACGAAGAAGAAGACGAGGAAAAAATAAAAAAACGTCTGGAAGATTTGGGCTATCTGTAA
- a CDS encoding alkaline phosphatase family protein: MKRRDFLKGLSLVGAGSLAGTLGAAGCNRDFGLLRGKTMYKRVIVIGIDGIDPSLVDRYMADGDLPAFSHIATAGSYARLGTSNPPQSPVAWSDIGTGTDAGTHGVFDFIVRDPKKYLPDLGMLRYNRQNIFGTREKMFLPTCNSKFFWDYTAQAGIPSVSIRWPMTFPPAQSNAQVLAGLGVPDIRGGLGRYSLLTTRSPEAFPLAMDKVTPLVPDGDRLTAHIPGPDVQGLSGKKTITTPIVVARSSADRIRITAGSGEFELSPRQWSPWIRFEFPGGPRKKIFGIGRLFAISTENDVDLYLTPLQVDPDNPCFVISNPDLTNGYATELIDAVGDVYHTLGIPEDTKPVTEHVIDDDAFISQCDDIMAEREKMLSYGLDHFTEGLFSLVIDTTDRIQHMFYRFEDPEHPLYSEEGKKKYGNVMRDYYRRVDGLIGDITQHHVDDETLLLVCSDHGFSPFRKGVNLNRWLIDQGLMTLSSDPDPTDIEGGALFRHVDWKNTMVYSVGFSSIYLNLSGREGQGVVNPSDAAGLKQKIMEKLVEMKDPQTGSRIVKNVYDSKTIYSPERIMDAPDLVIGFDAGYRMSWQTAIGGTPIALVEPNDKEWSGDHIVDPSLVPGIFFSNASLKKTAPTGLDIAPTVLSAFGIKPGEKMTGDPLF, encoded by the coding sequence ATGAAACGCAGAGATTTTCTGAAGGGCCTCTCCCTTGTGGGTGCCGGCTCTCTGGCGGGAACGCTGGGTGCCGCAGGGTGCAACCGGGATTTCGGCCTGTTGAGGGGCAAAACCATGTACAAGCGCGTTATCGTTATTGGAATCGACGGCATCGACCCATCCCTCGTTGATCGATACATGGCGGACGGCGACCTGCCGGCGTTCTCACATATCGCCACGGCAGGTTCCTATGCCCGTCTGGGTACTTCCAACCCGCCCCAAAGCCCCGTGGCCTGGAGCGACATCGGCACCGGCACCGACGCGGGCACACATGGGGTGTTCGATTTCATCGTCAGGGACCCGAAAAAATACCTCCCGGACCTGGGGATGCTCAGGTACAACCGGCAGAATATCTTCGGCACCAGGGAAAAGATGTTTTTACCCACGTGCAACTCGAAATTCTTCTGGGACTACACCGCCCAGGCCGGGATACCGTCGGTGTCTATTCGCTGGCCGATGACGTTTCCCCCCGCCCAGAGCAACGCACAGGTCCTGGCCGGTCTGGGCGTCCCGGATATCAGGGGCGGCCTGGGACGGTATTCGCTTCTGACCACCCGATCCCCGGAGGCCTTCCCCCTGGCGATGGACAAGGTCACACCCCTCGTACCGGACGGCGATCGACTTACAGCACACATCCCCGGCCCGGACGTACAGGGCCTTTCCGGCAAAAAAACCATCACGACACCGATTGTGGTCGCGCGAAGCAGTGCCGACCGCATCAGGATAACCGCAGGCAGCGGGGAATTCGAGCTCTCCCCTCGACAATGGTCCCCCTGGATCCGCTTCGAGTTCCCCGGCGGCCCCAGGAAGAAGATATTCGGCATCGGGCGTCTTTTCGCCATCAGCACGGAGAATGACGTGGATCTCTACCTCACCCCCCTTCAGGTCGATCCCGACAATCCGTGCTTCGTCATCTCCAACCCGGACCTGACGAACGGATACGCGACGGAATTGATCGACGCCGTGGGCGATGTGTATCACACCCTGGGCATCCCGGAAGACACAAAGCCGGTAACCGAGCACGTCATCGACGACGACGCCTTTATCTCCCAGTGCGACGACATCATGGCTGAACGCGAGAAGATGCTGTCCTACGGCCTCGATCATTTCACGGAGGGCCTGTTTTCCCTGGTGATCGACACCACCGACCGCATTCAGCATATGTTCTATCGCTTCGAGGACCCCGAGCATCCACTCTATTCAGAAGAGGGAAAAAAGAAATACGGGAACGTCATGAGGGATTATTACCGGCGGGTCGACGGACTCATCGGAGACATCACACAGCATCATGTTGACGATGAAACACTGCTCTTGGTCTGTTCCGATCACGGATTTTCTCCGTTCCGAAAGGGTGTCAACCTGAATCGGTGGCTCATCGACCAGGGGCTGATGACGCTCTCCAGCGATCCGGATCCCACAGACATAGAGGGGGGCGCGCTGTTTCGCCATGTCGACTGGAAAAACACAATGGTCTATTCCGTCGGTTTTTCGAGCATCTACCTGAACCTGTCCGGACGGGAGGGCCAGGGGGTGGTCAATCCGTCGGACGCGGCGGGGCTGAAACAGAAGATCATGGAAAAGCTGGTCGAGATGAAAGATCCCCAGACCGGCTCACGTATCGTGAAAAACGTCTACGATTCGAAAACCATCTACTCCCCTGAGCGGATCATGGACGCCCCGGACCTGGTGATCGGATTCGACGCCGGCTACCGAATGAGCTGGCAGACGGCCATCGGCGGCACTCCCATCGCCCTTGTGGAACCGAACGACAAGGAATGGAGCGGAGACCATATCGTCGACCCGAGTCTGGTGCCGGGGATATTCTTCTCAAACGCCTCCCTGAAAAAAACAGCCCCCACCGGTCTCGATATCGCTCCCACGGTATTGTCGGCCTTCGGTATCAAGCCGGGCGAGAAGATGACCGGAGACCCGCTCTTCTAA